One segment of Nocardia farcinica DNA contains the following:
- a CDS encoding DLW-39 family protein: MKILLTVGVVLAVLIGITKLRKRDEADLWHEVTTR, from the coding sequence ATGAAGATTCTTCTCACGGTTGGTGTCGTGCTCGCGGTTCTCATCGGAATCACCAAGCTGCGCAAGCGTGACGAGGCCGATCTCTGGCACGAGGTCACCACCCGCTGA
- a CDS encoding ABC transporter permease, whose amino-acid sequence MVVSDTITVTKRNVIKIKRVPDVLIFSTLSPIMFVLLFAYVFGTAIEVPGLEGGYREFLIAGIFAQTVVFGSSFTGASLAEDMQKGIIDRFRSLPMAPSAVLVGRTVSDVVINLVSLVVMSVTGLLVGWRIRGSFLDAVLAYVLLLLFAYAVSWIMAVVGLLVRSPEVFNNASFMVMFPLTFLANTFVPIEELPTVLRVFAEWNPVSALTLATRELFGNTGALGPQSDAWSMRHPIATTLIWVVVILVVFVPLALRQYKRAVSR is encoded by the coding sequence ATGGTCGTCTCCGACACCATCACGGTCACCAAACGCAACGTCATCAAGATCAAGCGCGTTCCGGACGTGCTGATCTTCTCGACGCTGTCGCCGATCATGTTCGTGCTGTTGTTCGCCTACGTCTTCGGCACGGCGATCGAGGTCCCGGGCCTGGAGGGCGGCTACCGCGAATTCCTGATCGCGGGCATCTTCGCGCAGACCGTGGTGTTCGGCTCCTCGTTCACCGGCGCGAGCCTGGCCGAGGACATGCAGAAGGGCATCATCGATCGGTTCCGTTCGCTGCCGATGGCGCCCTCGGCGGTGCTGGTCGGGCGCACGGTCAGCGATGTGGTGATCAACCTCGTCAGCCTGGTGGTGATGTCGGTGACCGGCCTGTTGGTCGGCTGGCGCATCCGGGGTTCGTTCCTCGACGCGGTGCTGGCCTATGTGCTGTTGCTGCTGTTCGCCTACGCGGTGTCCTGGATCATGGCCGTGGTCGGCCTGCTGGTCCGGTCGCCGGAGGTGTTCAACAACGCCAGCTTCATGGTGATGTTCCCGCTGACGTTCCTGGCCAACACGTTCGTGCCGATCGAGGAGCTGCCGACGGTGCTGCGGGTGTTCGCCGAGTGGAACCCCGTCTCGGCGCTCACGCTCGCCACCCGCGAGCTGTTCGGCAACACCGGCGCGCTCGGACCGCAATCCGACGCCTGGTCGATGCGTCACCCGATCGCCACGACCCTGATCTGGGTGGTGGTGATCCTGGTGGTGTTCGTCCCGCTGGCGTTGCGGCAGTACAAGCGCGCCGTGAGCCGCTGA
- a CDS encoding daunorubicin resistance protein DrrA family ABC transporter ATP-binding protein — translation MPDAIVAEGLVKRYGKLVALDGLDLTVPEGTVTALLGPNGAGKTTTVRVLTTLLVPDEGRATVAGIDVLRRPQALRSRIGASGQYAAVDEYLTGFENLEMVGRLYHMGVKRSKERARELLERFRLTDAADRPVRGYSGGMRRRLDLAGALVANPPVLFLDEPTTGLDPRARLDLWDVISELVAGGTTLLLTTQYMEEADRLADAIAVIDHGKVIARGTADELKTLVGGDRIELTVETADKLAVAEQVLKPLADGDIHLEPGLRRITVPVSNGSQALVDAIGLLTAGDVQIHDVGLRRPSLDDVFLTLTGREAEQFADDAESGLDTSEGSRR, via the coding sequence ATGCCCGACGCAATAGTCGCCGAGGGTCTGGTCAAGCGCTACGGCAAGCTGGTCGCCCTCGACGGCCTCGACCTCACGGTGCCCGAGGGCACCGTCACCGCCCTGCTCGGCCCCAACGGGGCGGGCAAGACCACGACCGTCCGTGTCCTCACCACGCTGTTGGTTCCCGACGAGGGCCGCGCCACCGTCGCAGGCATCGATGTCCTGCGCAGGCCGCAGGCCCTGCGTTCGCGGATCGGCGCCTCCGGGCAGTACGCGGCCGTGGACGAATACCTCACCGGTTTCGAGAACCTGGAGATGGTGGGACGCCTGTACCACATGGGTGTCAAGCGCAGTAAGGAACGCGCCCGCGAACTGCTCGAGCGCTTCCGGCTCACCGACGCCGCCGACCGCCCGGTCCGCGGCTACTCCGGCGGTATGCGGCGCAGGCTCGACCTGGCCGGCGCGCTGGTGGCCAATCCGCCGGTGCTGTTCCTCGACGAGCCGACCACCGGCCTCGACCCGCGCGCCCGGCTCGACCTGTGGGATGTCATCTCCGAGCTCGTGGCGGGCGGCACCACGTTGCTGCTCACCACGCAGTACATGGAGGAGGCCGACCGGCTCGCCGACGCGATCGCGGTGATCGACCACGGCAAGGTCATCGCCCGCGGCACCGCCGACGAGCTCAAGACCCTGGTCGGCGGCGACCGCATCGAACTCACCGTCGAGACCGCCGACAAGCTCGCCGTCGCCGAGCAGGTCCTGAAACCGCTCGCCGACGGCGACATCCACCTCGAGCCCGGATTGCGCCGCATCACGGTCCCGGTGAGCAACGGTTCGCAGGCCTTGGTCGACGCGATCGGGCTGCTCACCGCGGGCGACGTGCAGATACACGACGTCGGGCTGCGCAGGCCCTCGCTCGACGACGTGTTCCTCACCCTCACCGGCCGCGAGGCCGAGCAGTTCGCCGACGACGCCGAGTCCGGCCTCGACACCTCGGAAGGAAGCCGCCGATGA
- a CDS encoding DUF3566 domain-containing protein, producing MTTPNQPNDGHQTNGVTERIAPSPIPPRPVPRPGSAESGPQGGGRPGGQSPENPQRQGDFAPGAEQPGSPSDQETVRMGGAAGEPQGGQEPGADTAPGGQPQGGQGGPQNGQQQGGQPQGQQSVQPQGQQGGQAQGQDRYQEGWSQLPQREPQSNLYRPGQSPVAGRPPSGGGVGLNGGVSNARTTADLAAKAARKEAAMVKSVGIDGPTRSIARPELIKDMPDLSEIRHPLPPSDKTSNTGAQQAVSPAVPVAVAAAVAGGEPLRATVQIRRIDPWSTLKISLVISVALFFVWMLAVGLLYIVLEGMGVWERLNNTFTDMVSQDSGSAGLIDAGTVFGYAGVIGLINVVLFTALGTVGTFIYNQCCDLVGGIQVTLADPD from the coding sequence AGCGGATCGCACCGTCCCCGATTCCGCCGCGGCCGGTGCCCCGGCCCGGCTCGGCCGAATCCGGACCGCAGGGCGGGGGCAGGCCGGGCGGGCAGTCGCCCGAAAACCCGCAGCGGCAGGGCGATTTCGCGCCCGGTGCGGAGCAGCCCGGCAGCCCGTCCGACCAGGAGACCGTGCGGATGGGCGGTGCCGCGGGCGAGCCGCAGGGTGGTCAGGAGCCGGGCGCCGACACCGCACCCGGCGGTCAGCCGCAGGGTGGTCAGGGCGGTCCGCAGAACGGTCAGCAGCAGGGCGGTCAGCCGCAGGGCCAACAGAGCGTTCAGCCACAGGGCCAACAGGGCGGCCAGGCGCAGGGGCAGGATCGCTACCAGGAGGGCTGGTCGCAGCTGCCGCAGCGGGAGCCGCAGTCCAACCTGTACCGGCCCGGCCAGTCCCCGGTGGCGGGACGGCCGCCCTCGGGCGGGGGCGTCGGCCTCAACGGCGGCGTCTCCAACGCGCGCACCACCGCCGACTTGGCGGCCAAGGCGGCGCGCAAGGAGGCCGCGATGGTGAAGTCGGTCGGCATCGACGGTCCGACCCGCAGCATCGCCCGGCCCGAGCTGATCAAGGACATGCCCGACCTGTCCGAGATCCGGCATCCGCTGCCGCCCTCGGACAAGACGAGCAATACCGGCGCGCAGCAGGCGGTTTCGCCCGCGGTGCCGGTCGCGGTGGCCGCCGCCGTGGCGGGCGGCGAGCCGCTGCGGGCCACCGTCCAGATCCGCCGCATCGACCCCTGGTCGACGCTGAAGATCTCGCTGGTGATCAGCGTGGCGCTGTTCTTCGTGTGGATGTTGGCGGTCGGCCTGCTCTACATCGTGCTCGAGGGCATGGGCGTGTGGGAGCGGCTGAACAACACCTTCACCGACATGGTGTCGCAGGACAGCGGTTCGGCGGGGTTGATCGATGCCGGCACGGTGTTCGGCTACGCGGGCGTGATCGGTCTGATCAACGTCGTGCTGTTCACCGCGCTCGGCACCGTCGGCACGTTCATCTACAACCAGTGCTGCGACCTGGTCGGCGGCATCCAGGTGACCCTGGCCGACCCGGACTAG
- a CDS encoding acyl-CoA dehydrogenase family protein: MDTVFDHLLTEEPGGPLGSVTEAWERHRDVARRFTDTVDVAVAGGFAADRLGYAFLSGYQAAVAALLPELPRDRPLALAATEAGGGHPAAIRTTATERADGWSVSGTKTFATLGSLAGRLVVIASVGAGADGRNRLRAMLVDATAPGVHVTDRPALAFAPEIPHATVTFTDTPATALPGDGYADVLKPFRTVEDIHVIAAAAGWLVRVAREAGWPPPVRQRLLATVAALRGLGAARPDSPGVHVALGGVLDEFERLLGELAPRWDAVDESTRSRWERDRPLLSVAGRVRAQRLATAWRAVGEPGE, encoded by the coding sequence GTGGACACAGTGTTCGACCATCTGCTGACCGAGGAGCCGGGCGGACCGCTCGGGTCCGTGACCGAGGCGTGGGAGCGTCATCGGGACGTGGCGCGCCGCTTCACCGACACGGTGGACGTGGCCGTCGCGGGCGGGTTCGCCGCCGACCGGCTCGGCTACGCCTTCCTGTCCGGCTATCAGGCCGCGGTGGCCGCGCTGCTGCCGGAACTGCCGCGCGACCGGCCGCTCGCGCTGGCCGCGACCGAGGCGGGCGGCGGGCATCCCGCGGCGATCCGCACCACCGCGACCGAGCGGGCCGACGGATGGTCGGTGAGCGGTACGAAGACCTTCGCCACCCTGGGCAGCCTGGCCGGCAGGCTGGTGGTGATCGCGAGCGTGGGCGCCGGGGCGGACGGACGCAATCGGCTGCGCGCGATGCTCGTGGACGCGACGGCGCCGGGCGTGCACGTCACCGATCGGCCCGCGCTCGCCTTCGCTCCCGAAATCCCGCACGCCACCGTGACATTCACCGACACCCCGGCGACCGCGCTGCCCGGGGACGGGTACGCCGACGTGCTCAAGCCGTTCCGGACGGTGGAGGACATCCACGTGATCGCCGCGGCCGCGGGCTGGTTGGTGCGGGTCGCGCGGGAGGCGGGGTGGCCGCCGCCGGTCCGGCAGCGCCTGCTGGCGACCGTGGCGGCGTTGCGTGGGCTCGGCGCGGCGCGGCCGGACTCGCCCGGGGTGCATGTGGCGCTCGGTGGTGTGCTCGACGAATTCGAGCGCCTGCTCGGCGAACTCGCGCCGCGGTGGGATGCGGTCGACGAGTCGACCCGGTCGCGCTGGGAGCGCGACCGCCCGCTGCTCTCGGTCGCCGGACGGGTCAGGGCGCAGCGGCTGGCAACCGCCTGGCGAGCGGTGGGAGAGCCGGGGGAGTGA